The Syntrophus gentianae DNA segment TAGCCCGAATCGAAGCCTACGATCCCCCCTGGCCCATGCCTAAGATATTCCGGATGAAGAAAAACGGCAAAGTGGACAAAGCCATCTTTGAAGGGGATACCATCAACACGCCGTCCATGCTCTGTGTGGAGGATTATCTGGACGCTCTTCAATGGGCGGATGAACTCGGTCCTGCAAATCTCTTCAAGAAAAGCCTGGGCAATTTGAAAGTGGTGGAAGACTGGGTCGCCCGCACCCCGTGGATCGATTTTCTTGCGTCATCCAAGGAGATCCGTTCCAATACCTCCGTCTGCCTTTCCGTTGTCAGCGACAAGGTTCGCTCCTTGGCAAAAGAGGATCAGGCCAAGTTTCTTAAGAGCGTCAGCAGCGACCTAAGCAAACGCGGTGTGGCCTATGATATCAATTCCTACAAGGATGCCCCTCCCGGGTACCGTTTCTGGTGCGGTCCGACGATCGACGAAGCGGATCTCAAAGCCGCCTTGGAAGAGTTGGAAAAAGTCTACAACGAAAAAATCAAAACCCTGTAAAACAGTCATGGTTGAGATGGGCTTTCTTGAGGTCAGACTCAACTATTGCAAATAAGATCCTGTTCTTAATTTATTTCAGATGAAATCTTGAAGGAGCCGTTTTCATGAAAAGAGTTCTCGTAAGCGACAGCATGGCCAATGAAGGCATTGATATATTCAGAAATACACCGGGGATCGAGGTGGATGTCATCACAAAACATACCCCGGAAGAGTTAAAGGAACTGGTTTCCGGGTACGACGGTCTGGTTGTGCGCAGTTCCAGCAAAATAACGAAAGAAATCATAGAATCGGCAGAGAAGCTGACCGTGATCGGCCGGGCCGGTGCGGGTGTCGATAACATCGATGTCCCAGCTGCCAGTAAAAAAGGAATTGTTGTCATGAATACCCCTGGAGGCAACACGGTCACGACGGGGGAACACGCCATCGCCATGATGCTGTCCCTGGCCCGGAAAATCCCCCAGGCCACGGCATCCATGAAGGCAGGCAAATGGGAAAAGAGCCGCTTCATGGGCAATGAATACTGCAACAAGACCCTGGGAATCATCGGCATCGGCCGCATCGGAACCGTAGTCGCCGATCGCGCCAGGGGGTTGAAGATGAATGTTCTCGCCTATGACCCCTTCATCTCTCCGGAAGCTGCCGAAAAGATGGGAATCACCCTGGCTTCTCTTGATGAAATTTACGGGAGCGCCGATTTCATCTCCGTCCATACCCCGAAGAACAAAGAGACCACAGGGATGATCAATGCCGCGGCCTTCGCCAAAATGAAAAAAGGGGTCTTCATCATCAACTGCGCCCGCGGAGGCATCATCAGCGAGAAAGACCTCTATGACGCCCTCGTATCCGGAAAGGTGGCCGGGGCCGCCCTCGATGTTTTTGAGGAAGAACCGACAAAGAATCTGGATCTGATCGCTCTGGAAAATGTCATCTGCACGCCCCACCTGGGCGCTTCCACAGATGAAGCACAGACCACTGTGGCCATAGCCATAGCCGAACAGATGGTGGATTATCTCCTGAAGGGTGAGATCCGCTATGCCGTAAACTTCCCCTCGATCAGCGCCGACCTGATGAACGCCATGGCGCCTTATCTCGCCCTGGCGGAAAAACTGGGTAAATTCCATGCACAGATCATTTCTTCCGGCATTGAGGAAGTCAATATCGAATACAGTGGTGAAATTCTGAAATTTGACGTGACACCTTTAACCATTGCCCTGCTGAAAGGCCTCTTGACCCCAATTCTCAATGAAAACGTCAATTATATCAATGCGCCGGTCATTGCACAGGAACGGGGCATCAATGTCAAGGAATCCAAGAGCAGCGCCGTGGGGGATTACCGGAGCATGATTACCTTGACCTTGAAAACAGCAAAAGCAGTAACCACAACAGCCGGAGCGTTGTTTGGACTGCGAGCTCCCAGGATTGTCCGGATCAATGACTTCGCGGTCGACGTCGTTCCCGAAGGGCATCTGCTGATGTTATACAATCATGACAAACCGGGTGTGATCGGCAATATCGGCACAGTGATAGGGACCGCGAACATCAACATCGCCAGGATGCACTGGAGCCGCGTGCAGGAGAAACAGAAAGCCATGGTGGTCTTCAGCACCGACACCCCGCTGGATGAAGAAATCCTGAAAAAAATGAAAGAAACGACCAACGTCATCTCTGTTCATCAACTGGATATGTAGGCGCACACCAGGACCTACCAGGTAGCATAGCAAGCAATTCGAGGAGAATTAACCGTATGGCCAATGTTGTCGTTGTTGGAACACAGTGGGGGGATGAAGGCAAGGGAAAGATCGTTGATCGCTACGCAAAAGATGCGCAGGTCATCGCCCGATTTCAAGGGGGAAACAATGCCGGTCACACCCTCGTCGTCAAAGGTGAGCAGACAATTCTTCACCTGATTCCCTCCGGAATACTCCATAACTCCAAAGTCTGTATTATCGGAAATGGCGTGGTGGTCGATCCGAAGGTGCTCATCGAGGAAATTGAAAGTCTGAAAAACCGCGGGCTTTTTCCGCCCGATACCCGTCTTTTTGTCAGTGAAAAGGCCCACACGATCATGCCCTATCACCGGCAGGTGGATCTTGCCCGCGAGGCGCACAAGTCGGGTAAGAAGATCGGAACAACGGGTCGCGGCATCGGTCCGGCTTATGAAGACAAGATATCCCGTGTGGGAATTCGGATCTGTGATCTCCTCGATGAATCCCTCTTCCGGGAAAAACTGGCCTTGAATGTTGAAGAAAAGAACTTCTATCTAACACGGCTTTTCGGAGAAGAACCGATCAAGGAACAGGAGATCTTTGATGAATACCGGGGCTATGCGGAGAAAATACGCCCTTATGTTGCAGATACTTCCCTGATCCTTGAGCAGGAAATAAAACTCGGGAAATCCATCCTCTTCGAGGGCGCTCAAGGTTGCCATCTGGATATCGAACACGGGACCTACCCCTTCGTCACCTCATCGAGCACCGTCGCGGGAAATGCATCCTGTGGAACGGGCATCGGCCCCTCTTCGCTTCACGAGGTTGTCGGCATCTGCAAAGCCTATACGACCCGGGTGGGTGAGGGTCCTTTCCTTACCGAACTGAACGACGAAATCGGGAATCGCCTCCAACAGGTGGGTCAGGAATTCGGAGCCACGACAGGGCGGAAACGCCGCTGCGGCTGGCTGGACATGGTCCTGGTCAGACAGGCGGTTCGGGTTTCAGGAATCACCGGCCTCGCCATTACCAAACTTGACGTCCTGACGGGTCTGAAAACCTTGAAACTCTGTGTGGGCTATCAGTCTGATAGCGCACTTTACCCTGAATCCGTTCCCCCAACCCCCAATCTTTTAAATTCGTGCAAGCCTGTTTACGAAGAAATGGAAGGTTGGACGGAAGATATTCGTAATGCTCGTCAGATTGATGAGTTGCCTGTTAA contains these protein-coding regions:
- the serA gene encoding phosphoglycerate dehydrogenase; this translates as MKRVLVSDSMANEGIDIFRNTPGIEVDVITKHTPEELKELVSGYDGLVVRSSSKITKEIIESAEKLTVIGRAGAGVDNIDVPAASKKGIVVMNTPGGNTVTTGEHAIAMMLSLARKIPQATASMKAGKWEKSRFMGNEYCNKTLGIIGIGRIGTVVADRARGLKMNVLAYDPFISPEAAEKMGITLASLDEIYGSADFISVHTPKNKETTGMINAAAFAKMKKGVFIINCARGGIISEKDLYDALVSGKVAGAALDVFEEEPTKNLDLIALENVICTPHLGASTDEAQTTVAIAIAEQMVDYLLKGEIRYAVNFPSISADLMNAMAPYLALAEKLGKFHAQIISSGIEEVNIEYSGEILKFDVTPLTIALLKGLLTPILNENVNYINAPVIAQERGINVKESKSSAVGDYRSMITLTLKTAKAVTTTAGALFGLRAPRIVRINDFAVDVVPEGHLLMLYNHDKPGVIGNIGTVIGTANINIARMHWSRVQEKQKAMVVFSTDTPLDEEILKKMKETTNVISVHQLDM
- a CDS encoding adenylosuccinate synthase, which produces MANVVVVGTQWGDEGKGKIVDRYAKDAQVIARFQGGNNAGHTLVVKGEQTILHLIPSGILHNSKVCIIGNGVVVDPKVLIEEIESLKNRGLFPPDTRLFVSEKAHTIMPYHRQVDLAREAHKSGKKIGTTGRGIGPAYEDKISRVGIRICDLLDESLFREKLALNVEEKNFYLTRLFGEEPIKEQEIFDEYRGYAEKIRPYVADTSLILEQEIKLGKSILFEGAQGCHLDIEHGTYPFVTSSSTVAGNASCGTGIGPSSLHEVVGICKAYTTRVGEGPFLTELNDEIGNRLQQVGQEFGATTGRKRRCGWLDMVLVRQAVRVSGITGLAITKLDVLTGLKTLKLCVGYQSDSALYPESVPPTPNLLNSCKPVYEEMEGWTEDIRNARQIDELPVNARRYLGRLETLAGVPVILVSVGAGREETIVLKNPFSA